In Daucus carota subsp. sativus chromosome 4, DH1 v3.0, whole genome shotgun sequence, one DNA window encodes the following:
- the LOC108219234 gene encoding homeobox-leucine zipper protein ATHB-6, giving the protein MKRLSSSDSLGALMSLCPTTEEHSPGNNHMYGRDFQSSLDGLDEEGCIEESGQIEKKRRLSVDQVKALEKNFEVDNKLEPERKVKLAQELGLQPRQVAVWFQNRRARWKTKQLERDYGVLKANYDSLKHNYDTLQHDNESLLKEIKELKAKYGEKNEGNPVKEEVMASENKDMYEEILVTNKSLAAIDSIAQCDDPTAEPNLVASAVTTFFQDGSSDSDSSAILNEDNNNNSPNSSTAVFGHQFMPSSSSNCFQFSSASDSKTILGDAQKAYQPQFVKIEEHDFFSGDESCNFFSDDQAPSLQWYCHDQWN; this is encoded by the exons ATGAAGAGACTTAGCAGCTCAGACTCTTTGGGTGCTTTGATGTCCCTCTGTCCAACTACAG AAGAACACAGTCCAGGTAACAACCATATGTATGGCCGTGATTTTCAGTCTTCTTTGGATGGCTTAGATGAAGAAGGGTGCATAGAAGAATCGGGCCAGATCGAGAAGAAAAGGAGGTTAAGTGTGGATCAAGTGAAAGCCCTGGAGAAGAattttgaagttgataacaaacTTGAACCGGAAAGAAAAGTGAAATTGGCACAAGAACTTGGGTTGCAGCCTAGACAAGTAGCTGTGTGGTTCCAAAACCGACGAGCCCGTTGGAAAACCAAGCAATTAGAGAGAGATTATGGCGTTCTTAAAGCCAATTATGACTCACTTAAGCACAATTATGATACTCTTCAACATGACAATGAGTCCCTTCTCAAAGAG ATAAAGGAGTTGAAAGCAAAATATGGTGAGAAGAACGAAGGCAATCCGGTGAAAGAGGAAGTGATGGCAAGCGAAAACAAAGACATGTACGAAGAAATACTAGTGACTAATAAGTCCTTAGCAGCAATTGATTCCATAGCTCAATGTGATGATCCTACTGCAGAGCCCAACTTAGTAGCTTCTGCTGTTACAACATTCTTCCAAGACGGCTCTTCAGATAGCGATTCCAGCGCAATTTTAAACGAagataacaacaacaatagcCCCAACTCTTCCACGGCAGTTTTTGGGCACCAGTTTATGCCATCCTCGTCAAGTAATTGCTTCCAATTTAGCTCAGCATCGGACTCTAAGACAATTCTTGGAGATGCCCAAAAGGCGTACCAGCCGCAGTTTGTGAAGATAGAAGAGCATGATTTTTTCAGTGGTGATGAGTCTTGCAATTTCTTTTCTGATGATCAAGCTCCGAGTCTTCAATGGTACTGTCATGATCAGTGGAATTAA
- the LOC108218709 gene encoding ATP-dependent RNA helicase DEAH11, chloroplastic codes for MIRVPSRRSSPSSTSSRRSTSSDSYGWDRASYQSRSSSGDVQPDPLLKPINFVIQLLCEEQELTRDDVDELIERIKCATENFTVMDRKNRNIVSVFCNEWIDATEAFVVLWKIRFEGTYLYVPKLICNDYVPRETMEELNDKLKAIFIERCNWLSESDMVKDCQMKNREVVSEILKINAMLAKPQHYTVCSEMTDRKKRLVKERDYYGKRAREFQLGMKSIIGYLQGKQGKDILGEEKVNVFDLKGEIDWCKIGKLIARECRRLEGCLPVYSARQDVLRHLTREQVLVFIGETGSGKSTQLVQFLADAGLNSSGSIVCTQPRKLAAMSLARRVEEECHGCYQDGSIVYCPAYSSFQKYGSHVIYTTDNCLLQHYLNDKNLSRISCIIVDEAHERSLNTDLLLGLLKKLLHRRPDLRLIITSATIDANRLAEYFFNCKIIHVAGRNFPVEIRYVPYLTEGTSAIGTFASYVFDVLRMVTEIHSSEGEGAILAFLTSQIEVEWACENFVSPSAIVFALHGKLTFEDQARVFHDYPGRRKIIFATNLAETSLTIPGVKYVVDSGMMKECRFEPSTGMNVLKVCKISQSSASQRAGRAGRTEPGRCYRLYSEDEFRLMSVHREPEICRVHLGIAVLRILSLGISNVRSFEFVDAPSATAIDMAVQNLVQLGAVTRKNDVYELTGDGWKFVRLGIEPCLGKLILSCFQYRLGREGLVLAAVMTNSSSIFCRIGTEENKLKSDRLKVQFCHCDGDLFTLLSVYREWESVAHEKRNSWCWDNSINGRSMRRCAEMVKELESCLLNELHIIVPTYWAWSPLKKTRHDSNLKKAILSSLSENVAMYSGYDKHGYEVALTGNHVQLHPSCSLLAFSERPSWVVFGEILSVSNQYLVCVTAIEIECLDTFYPPPPFDISEMSRRKLQVSVLRGFGSTLLKKLCGKFNSNLLSLVSRIKIACGNERIVVEVDKDLNEILLYASIQDIEKVYSLVTDAVQYERNCLQNECVEKCLYFGGRGVSSPVALFGAGAEIKHLELNKRHLSIDVFYSNAIDNKQLVTFLEGSTSGSICALHNLTGSGKDTQEEGQWSRATFLSPEAAEKAVQLDGADLGDNLLKVVPVQSTYGGDHKLFSFPAVKAKVYWPRRVSKGFAVVKCDIQDVAGITEDFSNLFIGENFVQCEPSLKSIDSVVVRRLGKELSESEIHEILSAATDRRILDFFLVRGDPVEDPPCITCEEALLREITPFMPKRNSHVSSVHIQVFPPEPKDIYTRALITFDGSMHLEAAKALEQLEGKVLPGCRPWQKIRCQQVFHSYVSCSPSVYFIIKEQLNDLLSNLRQRKGVQCHLDRNENGSYRVKLSANATKVVAELRRPLEQLMRGKKIDHPDLIPPVLQLLFSREGKSIMMSIERETGTYIFFDRQCPSIRVFGCSNKIELAEQKLIQSLSTLHKTKQLEVHLRGCGLPPDLMKNVVNKFGPDLRSLKEAVPGAEFTLNTRHHTISIQGSKQDKQMVEEIIHQIAQTSPQVKIEDEASCPICLCEVEDGFRLEACGHEFCRSCLVEQCESAIKSHDSFPMYCSYQGCSALLLIADLRILLSNEKLDELFRASLGAFVAASGGKYRYCPSPDCPSVYRAVLDPDCDGTPFFCGACSVETCTKCHLEYHPYLSCERYKIYKEDPDSSLKEWCKGKENVKPCPLCGFTIEKVEGCNHVACRCGRHICWVCLDSFSSSEDCYNHLTSIHEAII; via the exons ATGATCAGAGTTCCCAGTCGTCGTAGCTCGCCGTCTTCGACGAGTTCGCGGCGAAGCACGAGCTCTGATTCCTACGGTTGGGACCGGGCCTCGTACCAATCGCGGAGCAGTTCCGGCGACGTTCAGCCGGACCCGCTTCTCAAGCCCATTAATTTCGTGATTCAGCTCCTTTGCGAAGAGCAGGAGTTGACGAGAGACGACGTGGACGAATTGATTGAGAGAATAAAGTGCGCGACAGAGAATTTCACTGTTATGGATAGGAAGAACAGGAATATTGTGAGTGTGTTTTGTAATGAGTGGATCGATGCGACGGAGGCGTTTGTCGTTTTGTGGAAAATTCGGTTCGAAGGTACTTATTTGTATGTGCCAAAACTGATTTGTAATGATTATGTGCCTAGGGAGACCATGGAAGAGCTTAATGACAAACTTAAAGCGATTTTTATTGAGCGCTGTAATTGGCTTTCCGAGAGTGATATGGTTAAGGATTGCCAAATGAAGAATAGAGAGGTTGTTAGTGAGATACTTAAGATTAATGCGATGTTGGCCAAGCCGCAGCATTATACTGTTTGTAGTGAGATGACGGACAGGAAGAAGCGGCTTGTGAAGGAGAGGGATTATTATGGTAAGAGGGCTAGGGAGTTTCAGCTAGGCATGAAGTCTATAATTGGTTATCTTCAGGGGAAGCAGGGGAAGGATATTCTTGGAGAGGAGAAGGTCAATGTGTTTGATTTGAAGGGAGAGATTGATTGGTGTAAGATTGGTAAGTTGATTGCGAGGGAATGTAGGCGGCTTGAGGGTTGCTTGCCTGTTTATTCTGCTCGTCAAGATGTATTAAGGCATTTAACCCGCGAACAG GTACTTGTATTTATTGGAGAGACCGGTTCTGGCAAGAGCACGCAGTTAGTTCAGTTTCTTGCAGATGCAGGATTAAATAGCAGTGGCTCTATCGTCTGCACTCAACCGCGGAAGCTTGCTGCAATGTCTTTGGCACGGAGAGTTGAAGAGGAATGTCATGGGTGCTATCAGGATGGCTCCATTGTATATTGCCCAGCATATTCTTCCTTTCAAAAATATGGTTCGCATGTAATATATACGACAGATAATTGCTTGCTGCAACATTACTTGAATGATAAGAACCTATCTAGGATATCATGTATTATAGTTGATGAGGCACATGAAAGGAGCTTAAACACAGACCTCCTATTAGGATTGCTGAAGAAGTTACTGCATCGGAGGCCTGACTTAAGGCTGATAATTACGTCAGCGACAATTGATGCAAACCGGCTTGCAGAATACTTTTTCAATTGCAAGATTATACATGTGGCGGGTAGAAATTTTCCAGTTGAGATTCGATATGTCCCTTATTTGACCGAAGGCACTTCTGCCATCGGAACTTTTGCTTCATATGTTTTTGATGTTTTGAGGATGGTGACGGAGATCCATAGTTCAGAAGGAGAAGGAGCCATTCTTGCCTTTCTGACGTCTCAAATTGAAGTTGAATGGGCTTGTGAGAACTTTGTCTCTCCGTCTGCTATTGTATTTGCTTTACATGGAAAGCTTACATTTGAAGATCAAGCTCGCGTTTTCCATGATTACCCAGGAAGAAGAAAAATTATCTTTGCAACTAATCTTGCTGAGACCTCCTTGACAATACCAGGAGTCAAGTATGTGGTTGATTCTGGTATGATGAAAGAATGTAGGTTTGAGCCTAGTACTGGCATGAATGTTCTTAAAGTATGCAAAATTAGCCAGAGCTCTGCAAGTCAACGGGCTGGTCGTGCAGGGAGAACAGAACCAGGCAGGTGCTATAGACtctactctgaagatgaatttCGCCTGATGTCTGTTCATCGGGAACCTGAGATTTGTCGGGTTCATCTTGGGATTGCAGTTCTGCGGATCCTTTCGTTGGGAATCAGTAATGTACGGAGTTTTGAGTTTGTGGATGCGCCAAGTGCTACAGCTATTGATATGGCTGTTCAAAATCTTGTTCAGCTGGGAGCTGTCACAAGAAAAAATGATGTTTATGAATTGACAGGAGATGGATGGAAATTTGTTAGACTTGGAATTGAGCCTTGTCTGGGAAAACTAATATTAAGTTGCTTCCAATATCGATTGGGTAGAGAGGGTCTTGTTCTGGCCGCTGTGATGACAAATTCTAGTAGCATATTTTGCAGAATTGGTACTGAAGAAAACAAGTTGAAGTCTGATCGCCTGAAGGTGCAGTTCTGCCATTGTGACGGTGATCTATTTACCTTACTCTCTGTGTACAGGGAATGGGAGAGTGTGGCTCATGAAAAGAGGAATAGTTGGTGTTGGGACAATAGTATAAATGGGAGATCCATGAGGAGGTGTGCAGAAATGGTGAAAGAACTAGAAAGTTGTCTTCTAAACGAACTTCATATTATAGTGCCCACTTACTGGGCTTGGTCTCCACTAAAGAAGACTAGgcatgattccaatttaaagaAAGCCATACTTTCTTCCCTATCGGAGAATGTGGCTATGTATTCTGGATATGATAAGCATGGATATGAAGTAGCATTGACTGGGAATCATGTCCAGCTGCATCCGTCATGTTCATTACTTGCTTTCAGTGAGAGGCCAAGTTGGGTAGTTTTTGGTGAAATCCTTTCTGTGAGTAACCAATATTTGGTGTGCGTAACTGCTATTGAGATTGAATGTTTGGATACTTTTTACCCTCCTCCTCCATTTGATATATCTGAGATGAGCAGGCGGAAGCTGCAAGTAAGTGTTTTAAGGGGTTTTGGGAGTACGCTACTGAAAAAGTTATGTGGCAAGTTTAATAGTAATCTGCTTAGCCTTGTTTCACGTATAAAAATTGCATGCGGTAATGAACGGATTGTTGTTGAAGTTGATAAAGATTTGAATGAAATCCTCTTATATGCCTCTATCCAAGACATTGAGAAGGTTTATAGCCTTGTTACTGATGCAGTTCAATATGAAAGAAATTGCTTACAGAATGAATGTGTGGAGAAGTGCTTGTACTTTGGAGGACGTGGCGTTTCATCCCCTGTCGCTTTGTTCGGAGCTGGCGCTGAGATAAAACATCTAGAGCTTAACAAGAGACATTTGAGTATTGACGTTTTCTATTCAAATGCCATCGATAATAAGCAGCTTGTAACATTTCTGGAGGGGAGCACCTCAGGTAGTATTTGTGCACTACATAATTTGACAGGCAGCGGAAAAGATACCCAAGAGGAGGGGCAGTGGAGCAGAGCAACATTTCTTTCACCCGAAGCAGCTGAAAAAGCTGTTCAGTTAGATGGAGCTGACCTCGGGGATAACTTGCTTAAGGTAGTTCCTGTACAGAGTACTTATGGAGGTGATCATAAATTGTTCTCATTTCCAGCTGTGAAAGCTAAAGTTTACTGGCCACGTAGAGTTAGCAAGGGGTTTGCGGTCGTGAAATGTGACATACAAGATGTTGCTGGCATTACTGAGGATTTCTCTAACTTGTTTATTGGAGAGAATTTTGTACAATGTGAACCTAGTCTGAAGAGTATTGACAGTGTTGTAGTACGTCGCCTTGGTAAGGAACTTTCTGAGAGTGAAATACATGAAATTTTAAGTGCTGCTACAGACAGAAGAATACTGGACTTTTTCCTGGTCAGGGGAGACCCTGTTGAAGATCCTCCATGCATCACATGTGAAGAAGCCCTTCTAAGAGAAATTACTCCTTTCATGCCCAAAAGGAACTCTCATGTCAGTTCAGTCCACATCCAGGTCTTTCCGCCAGAGCCCAAAGATATATACACCAGAGCTCTGATAACCTTTGACGGGAGTATGCATTTGGAGGCTGCGAAAGCATTGGAGCAGCTTGAAGGGAAAGTGTTGCCTGGATGCCGTCCATGGCAGAAGATACGGTGCCAACAGGTGTTTCATAGTTATGTCTCTTGCTCTCCATCGGTTTATTTCATTATAAAAGAGCAGCTGAACGATTTACTATCGAACCTCCGCCAAAGAAAAG GTGTACAATGCCATCTTGACAGAAATGAGAATGGTTCCTATCGAGTAAAACTATCTGCCAATGCTACAAAAGTTGTGGCAGAGTTGAGGAGACCTCTGGAGCAGTTGATGAGGGGAAAGAAGATAGATCATCCTGACCTTATTCCACCTGTTCTGCAGCTGCTTTTCTCCAGGGAAGGAAAATCTATTATGATGTCAATTGAGCGAGAGACTGGGACATATATTTTCTTTGACAGGCAGTGCCCTAGTATAAGGGTctttggttgttcaaacaagATCGAGTTAGCGGAGCAGAAACTGATTCAGTCCCTTTCAACTCTACACAAGACCAAGCAACTTGAAGTCCATCTTCGAGGTTGTGGTTTGCCTCCTGATCTTATGAAGAATGTTGTAAACAAATTTGGTCCTGATCTACGCAGTCTCAAGGAAGCGGTTCCTGGTGCAGAATTCACTCTCAATACGCGGCACCATACCATCTCTATTCAGGGAAGCAAGCAAGATAAGCAAATGGTTGAAGAAATAATACATCAAATTGCACAGACAAGCCCTCAAGTTAAAATTGAGGATGAAGCTTCTTGTCCTATTTGCTTGTGTGAAGTTGAAGATGGATTCCGGTTGGAAGCATGTGGACATGAATTTTGCAGATCGTGCTTAGTTGAGCAGTGCGAGTCAGCCATAAAAAGCCACGATAGTTTCCCAATGTATTGCTCCTATCAAGGCTGTTCTGCTCTGCTTCTAATTGCTGACTTGAGGATTCTTTTGTCAAATGAGAAGTTAGATGAACTTTTCAGGGCTTCTTTAGGTGCTTTCGTTGCAGCAAGTGGGGGTAAATACAGGTATTGCCCCTCTCCTGACTGTCCTTCAGTCTATAGAGCAGTATTGGATCCTGATTGTGATGGCACGCCATTTTTTTGTGGTGCCTGCTCTGTTGAAACATGCACGAAGTGTCATTTGGAGTACCATCCATATCTCTCATGTGAGAGGTATAAGATATACAAGGAAGATCCAGATTCCTCATTAAAGGAGTGGTGCAAGGGGAAGGAGAATGTGAAGCCCTGTCCACTTTGTGGTTTTACAATCGAAAAGGTCGAGGGATGCAACCATGTAGCATGCAGGTGTGGGAGGCATATATGTTGGGTCTGTCTGGATTCTTTTAGCAGCAGCGAAGATTGTTACAATCATCTGACGTCCATTCACGAGGCAATTATTTAA
- the LOC108216667 gene encoding transcription factor bHLH96, with translation MALETVVFQQDPFTTAYGCEDFYTTDDSADAYYKELALQPHFQHKHNIVDHYNINNNLISPSPSTLQTSLKHSSPNDQNDNIFTTDPFFTQAYPHPAKLPTAGSRRKRRRVKASKNKEEVENQRMTHIAVERNRRRQMNDYLSLLRSMMPPSYAQRGDQGSIVAGAINYVKELEQHLQYMESEKQKIKKKETDNKDQSDSLLFDKFFTFPQYSTRPTNNSSHSSSESSAEADIEVTMVESHANIKVLLKRQPKQLFKMVSGFQSIGLNILHLNITTIDHRALFSFNLKVEDDCQLSTVNEIATAVHQMVVMIKEEAIFC, from the exons ATGGCACTGGAAACAGTTGTTTTTCAGCAGGACCCGTTTACAACTGCatacggatgtgaagatttcTACACAACGGATGACTCGGCAGATGCCTACTACAAGGAACTAGCCTTACAACCTCATTTCCAACACAAACACAATATCGTTGATCACTACAATATCAACAACAACTTGATCTCTCCTTCTCCTTCAACGCTCCAAACCTCCCTCAAACATTCTTCCCCGAATGACCAAAACGACAACATATTCACCACCGATCCCTTCTTCACCCAAGCCTACCCTCATCCAGCGAAGCTCCCCACTGCCGGCAGCCGGAGAAAGCGGAGACGCGTGAAGGCATCCAAGAACAAAGAAGAGGTAGAGAACCAGAGAATGACTCACATTGCTGTCGAGCGTAATCGTCGCCGACAGATGAACGATTATCTTTCTCTTCTCCGGTCAATGATGCCCCCATCCTATGCACAAAGG GGTGACCAAGGATCAATAGTTGCGGGTGCCATTAATTATGTGAAGGAACTTGAACAACATCTCCAGTACATGGAATCAGAAAAACAGAAGATCAAGAAAAAGGAAACCGATAATAAAGATCAATCTGATTCACTACTCTTCGACAAATTCTTCACATTCCCACAATACTCAACTCGTCCAACCAACAACTCAAGCCACTCCTCATCAGAGTCCTCAGCTGAAGCAGACATCGAAGTCACCATGGTGGAAAGCCATGCAAACATCAAAGTGCTACTAAAGAGACAACCAAAACAGCTTTTCAAGATGGTCAGTGGGTTTCAGTCAATTGGCCTCAACATTCTCCATCTTAACATCACAACAATCGATCATAGAGCCCTCTTTTCTTTCAACCTCAAG GTTGAAGATGATTGTCAGCTGAGCACTGTGAACGAGATAGCAACGGCTGTGCATCAGATGGTTGTTATGATTAAAGAGGAAGCCATCTTTTGTTGA